Proteins found in one Brachypodium distachyon strain Bd21 chromosome 5, Brachypodium_distachyon_v3.0, whole genome shotgun sequence genomic segment:
- the LOC112269249 gene encoding disease resistance protein RFL1-like: MSEFSYGILSPVVTIFANEIWEPIKKHFGYCLKPKTTVGKLAKAAADLKDIKDTIEEKIELGEHESKRPTEQTKQWIQGAQSAENESYRIMNKYEGRNIHVFGCSWNCFFNHRISSAATKKQRDADGLMKRIPRDDSMFSLLPPVGRELPLPPNIVGQNEYKDEVVGYIKQGCNISFIGICGMGGAGKTTLLKQLNNFFSCAAEAREFDHVIYVEAGHQLNLSIVQRNIASQLGLTLGQDESSTSRSASLYNCLKERKFFVVDR; encoded by the coding sequence ATGTCTGAGTTTTCGTATGGGATACTGTCCCCAGTAGTCACCATCTTTGCAAATGAGATATGGGAGCCCATTAAGAAGCACTTTGGCTACTGTCTCAAACCTAAGACTACTGTTGGTAAACTAGCAAAAGCTGCTGCAGATTTGAAAGACATCAAAGACACTATTGAGGAGAAAATTGAACTGGGCGAACATGAGAGCAAGAGACCAACGGAGCAAACAAAGCAGTGGATACAGGGGGCTCAATCAGCTGAAAACGAATCATACAGGATCATGAATAAGTACGAGGGAAGGAACATACATGTCTTTGGTTGCTCCTGGAACTGTTTCTTCAACCATAGGATTAGCAGTGCTGCTACCAAGAAGCAGCGTGATGCTGACGGGCTCATGAAGAGAATTCCCCGGGATGATAGTATGTTCAGTTTGCTCCCACCAGTTGGCAGAGAGCTGCCTCTGCCACCTAACATTGTGGGGCAAAACGAGTACAAAGACGAGGTTGTTGGCTACATCAAGCAAGGCTGCAACATAAGCTTCATTGGGATATGCGGCATGGGAGGTGCTGGCAAAACAACTCTCCTTAAGCAATTAAACAACTTCTTCAGCTGTGCTGCAGAAGCACGTGAATTTGATCATGTCATTTACGTGGAGGCAGGTCATCAGCTAAATCTGAGTATAGTTCAGCGCAATATTGCTTCCCAGCTCGGCCTGACACTAGGACAGGATGAGAGCTCCACATCTCGATCTGCATCCCTTTATAACTGCTTGAAGGAAAGGaagttttttgttgttgatagatga
- the LOC106865577 gene encoding uncharacterized protein LOC106865577, whose translation MPWPEGSRGEHDAPLPTGKPSLGERDAPRTSEPTGQHLYLIFDDWPWGYSIRKLELPRRSPHQPSMRRPVHKRLPPPLLRLEATRQEPMLFAAVGTNIIAAHYRTDLGNAPVPEWILTIVDVRSLAVRFGPGLLHPGLPILITVGNEVFSLEMDWFRMLSMKPLCPLQEWSWCTLPPPPVESEDVTSFAVGSDGRTIFASTDSATFAFDIVNSEWKQSSNCSLPFAGPANYVHALDIFVGLSKAPDTYGHLCFCRKLVGDDENVRPSKENLLSKDPAESHIRATLVYLGGGSEPGFCLVECVSITKGKSVNMRLEECDQLVKCVDEGSGSCDQLKKNVDDGDGVSGSMHDGYLYRLTTFSLSFDNNGDLTTGETCMFCSKDLIVC comes from the coding sequence ATGCCATGGCCGGAGGGAAGTCGCGGTGAGCATGATGCCCCTCTTCCGACGGGGAAGCCAAGTCTCGGTGAGCGTGATGCCCCTCGTACGTCAGAGCCGACGGGGCAGCACCTTTACCTCATCTTTGATGACTGGCCGTGGGGCTACAGCATCCGCAAGCTAGAGTTGCCCCGCCGCTCTCCCCATCAGCCGAGCATGCGTCGGCCTGTTCATAAGCGCttgccgcctcctctcctccgcttGGAGGCCACGCGTCAGGAGCCCATGTTGTTCGCCGCCGTTGGCACTAACATCATCGCGGCGCATTACAGGACTGACCTTGGGAATGCCCCGGTCCCTGAATGGATCCTGACCATCGTCGACGTCCGCTCGCTAGCCGTCAGGTTTGGCCCTGGTCTGTTGCATCCAGGACTGCCCATCTTGATCACCGTCGGCAACGAGGTATTCTCTCTGGAAATGGACTGGTTCAGGATGCTCTCCATGAAGCCACTCTGCCCCCTGCAGGAGTGGTCGTGGTGcaccctcccgccgccgccggtagaGAGCGAGGACGTCACCTCCTTTGCCGTAGGCTCCGATGGACGGACCATCTTCGCCAGCACCGATTCTGCCACCTTCGCCTTCGACATTGTCAATAGTGAATGGAAACAATCCTCCAATTGTTCGCTGCCATTCGCCGGCCCTGCAAACTATGTCCATGCTCTAGACATCTTTGTCGGGCTCTCAAAAGCCCCAGACACCTATGGCCACCTCTGCTTCTGCAGGAAGTTGGTCGGTGACGATGAAAACGTGAGGCCCAGCAAGGAGAATCTGTTGAGCAAGGACCCAGCTGAGAGTCATATACGCGCTACACTCGTCTACTTGGGAGGAGGAAGTGAGCCTGGGTTTTGTCTTGTGGAGTGCGTCTCCATTACAAAAGGCAAATCTGTCAACATGCGGCTGGAGGAGTGTGATCAGCTGGTCAAGTGTGTGGATGAGGGGAGTGGCAGTTGTGATCAGCTCAAGAAGAATGTGGATGACGGGGATGGCGTGTCCGGAAGCATGCATGATGGGTATCTTTACCGTTTGACGACATTCTCTCTCAGCTTTGACAACAATGGAGACCTGACGACTGGTGAGACTTGTATGTTTTGTAGCAAAGATCTTATTGTATGTTGA
- the LOC100843123 gene encoding receptor-like protein kinase 2 — MLLLPLPLLPATPSPMHLQHKHNFFFFLLILLNLFFFLFVTTTDSASSPNSEAAFLSSWLSASPARPPDWSPSSPSPCNWSHITCSPAGAVTGVAFQSVHLAVPLPAGLCAALPWLASFVVSDSNLTGGVPEDLSQCRRLATLDLSANSLSGEIPASLANATALESLILNSNQLTGPIPGDLAPSLRELFLFDNRLSGELPPSLGKLRLLESLRLGGNHELSGEIPDSLSALSNLAVLGLADTKISGQIPPSFGKLGSLATLSIYTTSLSGPIPPELGGCGNLTDVYLYENSLSGPIPPELGKLGKLQKLLLWQNSLTGPIPNTFGALSSLVSLDLSINSISGAIPPELGRLPALQDLMLSDNNLTGAIPAALANATSLVQLQLDTNEISGLIPPELGRNLVNLQVLFAWQNRLEGKIPAELAAMASLQALDLSHNRLTGAIPPGLFLLKNLTKLLILSNDLSGVIPPEIGKAEKLVRLRLAGNRIAGSIPRAVAGMKSVVFLDLGSNNLGGSIPNEISLCQQLQMLDLSNNTLTGSLPESLAGVRGLQELDVSHNKLTGALPESFGKLESLSRLVLAGNALSGPIPSALGKCGALELLDLSDNGFSGGIPDELCNLDGLDIALNLSRNSLTGPIPGKISQLGKLSVLDVSYNALGGGLMPLAGLENLVTLNVSHNNFTGYLPDTKLFRQLSPGSLLAGNAGLCTTGGDVCFRRNGGAGDGEEGDEARVRRLKLAIALLVTATVAMVVGMIGILRARQMKMAGKGGGHGSGSESEGGGGWPWQFTPFQKVSFSVEQVVRSLVDANVIGKGVHGVVYRVCLDSGETIAVKKLWPATTAAADIMGKDAGRDSFSAEVRTLGTIRHKNIVRFLGCCWNRSTRLLMYDYMPNGSLGAVLHERGSNGGSGGGAQLEWDVRYRIVLGSAQGLAYLHHDCSPPIVHRDIKANNILIGLDFEPYIADFGLAKLVDDDANFGRSSNTVAGSYGYIAPEYGYMMKITEKSDVYSYGVVVLEVLTGKQPIDPTIPDGQHVVDWVRRHKGGAAVLDPALRGRSDTEVEEMLQVMGVALLCVSPTPDDRPTMKDVAALLKEIRLEREEYAKVDVLLLKGGGGGGGELPTNAAATMPVTTKATTSTSSTPPYRQGPGSSSNSSSLSALYSSSKAKSPFG, encoded by the exons atgctgctgctgccattgCCATTGTTGCCGGCGACCCCAAGCCCAATGCATCTTCAGCACAAGcacaacttcttcttcttcctcctcatcttactcaacctcttcttcttcttgttcgtCACCACAACGGACTCCGCTTCTAGCCCAAACTCCGAGGCCGCCTTCTTGTCCTCATGGCTGTCCGCCTCGCCGGCGCGCCCGCCGGACTGGTCGCCGTCGTCCCCGTCCCCCTGCAACTGGTCCCACATCACCTgctcccccgccggcgccgtcacCGGCGTCGCCTTCCAGTCCGTCCACCTCGCCGTGCCCCTCCCGGCGGGTCTCTGCGCCGCGCTGCCATGGCTCGCCTCCTTTGTCGTCTCCGACTCCAACCTCACCGGCGGCGTCCCGGAGGACCTCTCCCagtgccgccgcctcgccacgCTCGACCTCAGCGCCAACTCgctctccggcgagatcccCGCCTCGCTCGCCAACGCCACCGCGCTCGAATCCCTCATCCTCAACTCCAACCAGCTCACCGGCCCCATCCCTGGTGACCTCGCGCCGTCGCTCAGGGAGCTGTTCCTCTTCGACAACCGgctctccggcgagctcccgcCGTCGCTGGGGAAGCTGCGGCTCCTGGAATCCCTCCGCTTGGGGGGCAACCACGAgctctccggcgagatcccgGACTCCCTCTCCGCGCTCTCCAACCTCGCCGTGCTGGGCCTCGCCGACACCAAGATCTCCGGCCAGATCCCGCCGTCCTTCGGCAAGCTCGGCAGCTTGGCGACGCTATCCATCTACACCACCTCGCTCTCCGGCCCTATCCCGCCGGAGCTCGGCGGCTGCGGGAACCTCACCGACGTCTACCTCTACGAGAACTCGTTATCCGGCCCCATCCCGCCGGAGCTGGGGAAGCTGGGCAAGCTCCAGAAACTCCTCCTATGGCAGAACTCCCTCACGGGCCCAATCCCGAACACCTTCGGGGCGCTGTCGAGCCTCGTCTCCCTCGACCTCTCCATCAACTCCATCTCCGGCGCCATCCCGCCGGAGCTCGGCCGCTTGCCCGCGCTGCAGGACCTCATGCTCAGCGACAACAACCTCACCGGCGCCAtccccgccgcgctcgccaACGCCACGTCGCTCGTGCAGCTGCAGCTCGACACCAACGAGATCTCCGGCCTCATCCCGCCGGAGCTCGGGAGGAATCTAGTTAACCTGCAGGTGCTCTTCGCGTGGCAGAACCGGCTCGAGGGGAAGATCCCtgcggagctcgcggccatggcgagccTCCAGGCGCTCGACCTCTCCCACAACCGCCTCACGGGCGCCATCCCGCCGGGGCTCTTCTTGCTCAAGAACCTCACCAAGCTGCTGATCTTGTCCAACGATCTCTCCGGCGTGATCCCACCGGAGATCGGGAAGGCGGAGAAGCTCGTGCGGCTCCGGCTCGCCGGGAACCGCATCGCCGGCTCCATCCCGCGCGCCGTGGCCGGGATGAAGagcgtcgtcttcctcgaccTCGGCAGCAACAATCTCGGCGGCTCCATCCCCAACGAGATCTCCCTCTGCCAACAGCTCCAGATGCTCGACCTCAGCAACAACACGCTGACCGGATCTCTCCCGGAAtccctcgccggagtccgcgGGCTCCAGGAGCTCGACGTCTCGCACAACAAGCTCACGGGCGCTCTCCCGGAATCCTTCGGGAAGCTTGAATCCCTCAGCCGTCTCGTCCTCGCCGGGAACGCGCTGTCTGGGCCGATTCCATCGGCGCTGGGCAAGTGCGGCGCGCTCGAGCTCCTCGACCTCAGCGACAACGGCTTCTCCGGCGGGATCCCCGACGAGCTCTGCAACCTCGACGGGCTCGACATCGCGCTCAACCTCAGCCGGAACTCGCTCACGGGACCGATCCCGGGGAAGATTTCGCAGCTGGGCAAGCTCTCGGTGCTCGACGTTTCATACAACGCGCTCGGCGGCGGGTTAATGCCGCTGGCCGGGCTGGAGAATTTGGTCACGCTCAATGTCTCGCACAACAACTTCACGGGGTACCTCCCGGACACGAAGCTGTTCCGGCAGCTGTCGCCGGGGAGTCTGCTAGCCGGGAACGCCGGGCTCTGCACGACAGGCGGCGACGTCTGCTTCAGGAGGAATGGCGGTGCCGGAgacggggaagaaggcgaTGAGGCGCGTGTGCGCCGGCTGAAGCTGGCCATCGCGCTGCTGGTGACTGCGACGGTGGCCATGGTGGTCGGGATGATCGGGATACTGAGAGCTCGGCAGATGAAGATGGCCGGGaaaggcggcggccatggcagcggcagcgagtcggagggcggcgggggctGGCCGTGGCAGTTCACGCCGTTCCAGAAGGTGAGCTTCTCGGTGGAGCAGGTGGTGCGGAGCCTCGTGGACGCCAACGTCATCGGCAAGGGCGTCCACGGGGTCGTCTACCGCGTCTGCCTCGACTCCGGCGAGACCATCGCCGTCAAGAAGCTCTGgcccgccaccaccgccgccgccgacatcaTGGGCAAGGACGCCGGCAGGGACTCGTTCTCGGCGGAGGTGCGCACGCTGGGTACCATCCGTCACAAGAACATCGTCAGGTTCCTCGGATGCTGCTGGAACCGGAGCACCAGGCTACTCATGTACGACTACATGCCCAACGGTAGCCTCGGCGCCGTGCTCCACGAGCGCGGCAGcaatggcggcagcggcggcggggcgcagCTTGAGTGGGACGTCCGGTACCGGATAGTGCTGGGGTCGGCGCAGGGGCTGGCGTACCTCCACCATGACTGCTCGCCGCCCATCGTGCACCGCGACATCAAGGCTAACAACATCCTCATCGGTCTCGACTTTGAGCCCTACATTGCCGACTTCGGCCTCGCCAAGCTCGTCGACGACGATGCCAACTTCGGCCGGTCCTCCAACACGGTCGCCGGATCATACGGCTACATCGCCCCAG AGTACGGATACATGATGAAGATCACGGAGAAGAGTGACGTGTACAGCTACGGGGTGGTGGTGCTGGAGGTGCTGACAGGCAAGCAGCCCATCGACCCGACGATCCCGGATGGACAGCACGTGGTTGACTGGGTGCGCCGGCACAAGGGCGGTGCTGCCGTGCTCGACCCGGCGCTCCGGGGGCGGTCCGAcacggaggtggaggagatgcTGCAGGTCATGGGTGTCGCGCTGCTCTGCGTTAGCCCGACGCCCGATGACCGCCCGACGATGAAGGATGTCGCAGCGTTGCTCAAGGAGATCCGGCTCGAGCGCGAGGAGTACGCCAAGGTCGACGTCCTGCTGCTcaagggtggcggcggcggcggcggcgaattGCCTACCAATGCCGCTGCGACAATGCCAGTGACAACGAAGGCCACTACGTCGACGTCGAGCACACCGCCATACCGGCAAGGCCccgggagcagcagcaacagcagcagcttgtCTGCCCTCTACTCCTCATCAAAGGCCAAGTCACCATTTGGCTGA
- the LOC112269282 gene encoding uncharacterized protein LOC112269282, with amino-acid sequence MPLSKPSRGERDAPLTSKPTGQQQHLYLIFDDWELGYSIRELTLSDAGAEQRQSLPPPFIRLEAARGCPEFFAAVGTKILATHPRDDFVDPPVPGGILPIVDVRSRGVNFAPGELYPEDPIYIPVGDEEIFALDMETFKTLSMKPLWPPRLEFEYRHQIGEWSWRDLPMPTFSSMDVTSYAVDSDGRTILASTAAATFAFDTLHQEWKKRVEWPLPFSGHASFVHGLDVFVGLPKDADAFKGHLCFCRWLGGDDKHVWFSEENLSSKDPDESLLGTTLVYLGESRFCLVESCASNGDVHKWLEEWKQLDQTDKCPLSSCCRLTTFSLSSDMNGDLTAAKSAVQSYEVPVEAPCNVNPVAFWL; translated from the coding sequence ATGCCATTGTCGAAGCCAAGTCGCGGTGAGCGTGATGCCCCTCTTACGTCAAAGCCGacggggcagcagcagcacctttACCTCATCTTTGATGACTGGGAGTTGGGCTACAGCATCCGCGAGCTAACCTTGTCGGATGCCGGCGCTGAGCAGCGGCAAAGCTTGCCGCCTCCTTTCATCCGCTTGGAGGCCGCGCGTGGGTGTCCCGAGTTCTTCGCCGCCGTTGGCACTAAGATCCTGGCGACGCATCCCAGGGATGATTTTGTCGACCCTCCGGTGCCCGGTGGCATCCTGCCCATCGTCGACGTCCGCTCGCGGGGCGTCAACTTTGCCCCTGGGGAGTTGTATCCGGAGGATCCCATCTACATCCCCGTCGGCGACGAGGAGATATTCGCTCTGGACATGGAGACCTTCAAGACGCTCTCCATGAAGCCGCTCTGGCCCCCGCGGCTGGAATTTGAATACCGACACCAGATCGGCGAGTGGTCGTGGCGCGACCTCCCGATGCCGACATTCAGTAGTATGGACGTCACCTCCTACGCCGTGGACTCGGATGGACGGACCATCCTcgccagcaccgccgccgcgacctTCGCCTTTGACACCCTGCATCAAGAGTGGAAAAAGCGCGTCGAGTGGCCGCTGCCATTCTCCGGCCACGCAAGCTTTGTCCATGGCCTGGACGTCTTTGTTGGGCTCCCAAAAGACGCAGACGCCTTCAAAGGCCACCTCTGCTTCTGCAGGTGGTTAGGCGGTGATGATAAACATGTGTGGTTCAGCGAGGAGAATCTGTCAAGCAAGGACCCAGATGAGAGTCTTTTAGGCACTACACTAGTCTACTTGGGAGAAAGCAGGTTCTGTCTTGTGGAGTCATGCGCCAGCAATGGGGATGTGCACAAGTGGCTGGAGGAGTGGAAACAGCTGGATCAGACAGACAAATGCCCCCTAAGCTCATGTTGTCGTTTGACGACATTCTCTCTCAGCTCTGACATGAATGGAGACCTGACGGCTGCCAAGAGTGCGGTGCAATCCTACGAGGTGCCTGTGGAAGCACCTTGCAATGTGAATCCTGTGGCATTTTGGCTTTGA